The genomic segment ACTTGAATCAAGGGGTTTTGCTTCTTCAACCGGATTTTCAGATGGAATTTGATCTTCTTCTCCGCCGGTGGTACTTAACTCTTCGTTTATCATTGAAATCGTTTCGCCTAATTCGTTACAAAGCGTGCTTTACCCTAACTTAACCAACTGCTTGATCACAAAATTAATGGTTTCATCAGTCACAAATGTAAATAAGGCCAATAAGCCTGAAACCGTTAGTACAACTATCGTTGATTCCTTCAGTTCTTCCTGAGAAGGCCAAGTTACCTTCTTCATTTCCGTCACTACTTCAGATGCGTACTGCTTTATTTTATCAACCATAAATTCAACTTTCTTTTTCCTCGTGAAGCCCAATAAGGGTACTCTACGAGTGAAATAAATTCAAGAAATCCTAGATCAAAACCTCGCGCTTCAACAAAAAAGAAATCATCTGACGAAACATGTCTTTTGAAAATCTTTTGTAAATCGAAGCTAACTAAATGAAGAGTTTGGTTAATCCGACACAAGAGTTCTAATCAAAACAAATTCAACCCTTATCGATTCAACTTACCCCACGAGGTAACCTTGCACGGGCGGTAGGAATCGAACCCACAACCAACGGTTTTGGAGACCGCTACTCTACCAATTGAGCTACGCCCGTAAATAAATAACAAAAAGTGTGAATCATCTCGATTAGCAAGTATATCCTCATTTGATATGATTCAGCAGCTTGAGCTGATGACCGGGATTGAACCGGTGACCTCGTCCTTACCAAGGACGTGCTCTACCAACTGAGCTACATCAGCAAACAGAATGTCAAAGATCAGTGGGCAGAGAAGGATTCGAACCTCCGAAGACAGAGTCAGCTGATTTACAGTCAGCCGCGTTTGGCCACTTCGCTATCTGCCCAAACTTTTTCACTGAGCTGGTGGAGGGATTTGAACCCCCGACCTACTGATTACAAATCAGTTGCTCTACCAACTGAGCTACACCAGCGAAATTTAGAACTAAACTTTTCAAAAAACCAACTCGTGATTTTACCCTTCCCCGATAAACCTAAAAACAGGTACTTTTGATTGCATACAGCCCGCATCGCCTTTTCGGTAGGCCATTTACAGGCCTTTCGGCCTTTCAAGTGAAGTTATTCGGAAAGCGAAAAGGCCACAAAGATACGTGAGTGAAAGTAAAATTCAAAATAGATTTCTTATTTACTTATCAAATTTTTGGGCGACTTTGCGCTTTTACAATGAGTTTCATTCACATTTAATTATAAGCTTAGTCAAAAACGATTTCCATTGGTGCATGATCTGAGCTTTTTTCTTCGGTATGAATTCGCCCAATTTTTGCGTTTTGCGCCATTTTTTCAGAAGCATAAAGGCAATCGATTCGCCAGCCTAAATTTTTTTCGCGGGCACCCTTCCAATAAGGCCACCACGTATAGAGTCCTGTCTGACCGGGATTCATTTCTCGAAAAACGTCCTTGAGCCCAAGTTGCAGCCACGCGTCAATTTCTGCCCGTTCAGGTGGTCGAAACCCAACGGCATCGTCGCTTTTTTGAGAATCGTGAAGATCGATGGGTGTGTGAGCCACATTGATATCGCCGCAGAGCATTACTTCTCTGCCATTTTTCATTTCAAGCGAAAGAAACTGCCCGATTTTTTTGAAAAAATCCAGCTTTACTTGATAATGATCATCTTTTTCTCCTCGAGGCATATAAACACCGAGAAGCGTGAATTCATCAGTCTGCAACCCTACCAAGCGGTTTTCCAAATCGAATGGGGGAATAATAAAGATTGGATTTTTTAATGATTGAAGTGTGCTTTTCTTCACAAAAAGCGCAGTTCCACTGTATCCGCCGCGAACGGTCGAATCATTCCAAAAAATTTCGTATCCATCAACATTTTGAAATGAGATCGGAATTTTTGTTTTGTCTGCCTTGATTTCTTGGAGGCATAACACATCGGGCAATGATTTTTGGAGCCATTGATGTAAAGCAGCTTCACGGGCGCGAATCCCATTTACATTCCAAGTAACGACAGAAAAAGGCATAGGTTGACTTTTGAAAAATGAGTTTTGAAATCAAGTTCTATTCACTACGAACTTACGATAACTTTGAAAAGAAACCGAAAAAGACGCTTGTAGATTTCTATGTGTTCATTATATTTGCAGCCCTTTTCTTAAAGGGTTTCGCTCTGCAATTTCTTTTTGATTTGTTTTAGGCAAAATTCAGGCCTACTGCCGACTTTCAGAAAATGCGCATTTGATATTAGTTTTACACATCGCTTTGATAGATAGCGAATGGCTCACCGAAAAATTTAAAAAAATTTATAAGATTTACTACTTAACACTTGATATAACTGACCTAACGCATGCCAAGACATAAATCTGCCGAAAAGCGTGTTCGCCAATCAAAGCGTCGCAATGTTCGCAACCGTAATAACAAATCAGAAGCAAAGAAACTCATTAAGGCTGTTGCAGCGGCTGTCAAAACGGGAACCAGTGCTGACGAAACTGAAAAGGCCTTAAGAGCGGCTGTTCAAAAACTTGACCGAATGGAAGTCAAGGGATTGATGCATCGCAATGCGGTTGCTCGCCATAAGTCTCGCCTTGTAAAGTCTGTCAACGCGACAAAAAAAACTGCTTCAAAGTAAACACGCGTTAATTTCAAGACTTTTTGTATTTAGCCATATCGATATGCGGTATGGCTTTTTTTTTGACATTTTCATTCAATGCCGCGCCTTTTCTCTCATTCAAATGTAATTCACATGACATCCAATCGATTTTTATTCTTTACTCTCATAACGCTGAGTATCATTTTATTTTCAGGGTGCGACGGTTGCAGCAAAAAGCGAGAATTAACCTTAAACCGCCCAGACAGTTTAATTGAAATGAGAGCTGAAGAAACCCGAAGGAAATATCAGGAGGCGATGAAGGAAGCTAACGAAGCGGCGAAAGCGAAACCCCGCCCTGCTTCGCCTAAGGTCACTAAGCCACCCAAGCAAGCTGAACCCACAGAGCCGGAACCTGAAATGCAACAAGTTCAGACGATTTATGTTGAGCCCGGCATT from the Chloroherpetonaceae bacterium genome contains:
- a CDS encoding exodeoxyribonuclease III, which codes for MPFSVVTWNVNGIRAREAALHQWLQKSLPDVLCLQEIKADKTKIPISFQNVDGYEIFWNDSTVRGGYSGTALFVKKSTLQSLKNPIFIIPPFDLENRLVGLQTDEFTLLGVYMPRGEKDDHYQVKLDFFKKIGQFLSLEMKNGREVMLCGDINVAHTPIDLHDSQKSDDAVGFRPPERAEIDAWLQLGLKDVFREMNPGQTGLYTWWPYWKGAREKNLGWRIDCLYASEKMAQNAKIGRIHTEEKSSDHAPMEIVFD
- the rpsT gene encoding 30S ribosomal protein S20, translated to MPRHKSAEKRVRQSKRRNVRNRNNKSEAKKLIKAVAAAVKTGTSADETEKALRAAVQKLDRMEVKGLMHRNAVARHKSRLVKSVNATKKTASK
- the secE gene encoding preprotein translocase subunit SecE, giving the protein MVDKIKQYASEVVTEMKKVTWPSQEELKESTIVVLTVSGLLALFTFVTDETINFVIKQLVKLG